The proteins below are encoded in one region of Tomitella fengzijianii:
- a CDS encoding MauE/DoxX family redox-associated membrane protein: MWKPIVSLLVRLGLAAVWLVSGWAKASDVHQSMEAVDAYRLLPDSMVRAVAIGLPAVELVLGFMLILGLAVRWTAIVSGLLLLVLIAGVASAWARGLQIDCGCFGGGGEDASVTWADYAEEIARDVGFLILAAWLTLWPRSPLALGFGSRAGLRAREDDVHEDGDHMDDVPEGASDEAGTVSQ, translated from the coding sequence GTGTGGAAACCGATCGTGAGTCTGCTCGTCCGCCTGGGGCTGGCCGCCGTATGGCTGGTCTCCGGCTGGGCAAAGGCGTCCGACGTGCATCAGTCGATGGAGGCCGTCGACGCGTACCGGCTTCTGCCCGACTCGATGGTGCGGGCGGTGGCGATCGGCCTGCCCGCAGTGGAATTGGTCCTGGGGTTCATGCTGATCCTCGGATTGGCGGTCCGATGGACGGCGATCGTGTCGGGTCTGCTCCTTCTGGTGCTGATCGCCGGCGTCGCCTCGGCGTGGGCCCGCGGGCTGCAGATCGATTGCGGCTGCTTCGGCGGCGGCGGCGAGGACGCGTCCGTCACCTGGGCGGACTACGCCGAGGAGATCGCGCGCGATGTCGGTTTCCTTATACTTGCGGCGTGGTTGACACTGTGGCCTCGCAGCCCGCTTGCCCTCGGATTCGGATCGCGAGCCGGACTGCGTGCGCGTGAAGACGACGTGCACGAGGACGGCGACCACATGGATGACGTCCCGGAGGGCGCGTCCGACGAGGCCGGGACCGTGTCGCAATGA
- a CDS encoding Nramp family divalent metal transporter: protein MATSTDPAEAPPPATGHRPPHARRHDARRVAMLFGPAFVAAVAYVDPGNVAANVTAGSRFGYLLLWVLIMANAMAVLIQYLSAKLGLVTGMSLSEVLGARLGTVARRAFWLQAEVAAAATDVAEVIGGAIALHLLFGLPLPVGGLITGVVSMAVLAVGDRRGQRRFELLVVGLLLIIAIGFTCGLLFVDVSPGALLAGIVPRFEGAQTLLLAAGMLGATVMPHAIYVHSALARDRHRTDLAQPGPSSRAPRGPAMRRLLRATKWDVAIALVIAGGVNIALLVLAAAALHDVPGTDTIEGAHHAIETALGPAVGTVFAVGLLASGLASTSVGSAAGAEIMQGLLRVRIPLLARRIITLAPAVALLATGADPTYALILSQVVLSFCIPFALIPLVRYTSRQSMMGAYRSGPAVRAAAWATVTVIAALNIALLALTALGVE from the coding sequence ATGGCGACGTCGACCGACCCCGCCGAAGCCCCACCACCGGCCACCGGCCACCGGCCACCGCACGCACGCCGGCACGATGCACGCCGCGTCGCGATGCTGTTCGGTCCGGCCTTCGTGGCCGCAGTCGCCTACGTCGACCCGGGCAATGTGGCAGCCAACGTCACCGCCGGCTCCCGATTCGGCTACCTGCTGCTGTGGGTTCTGATCATGGCGAACGCGATGGCGGTACTGATCCAGTACCTGTCCGCGAAACTGGGGCTGGTCACCGGGATGTCGCTGTCGGAGGTCCTGGGCGCACGGCTCGGCACCGTCGCCCGGCGGGCGTTCTGGCTGCAGGCCGAGGTGGCCGCGGCGGCAACCGACGTCGCCGAGGTGATCGGGGGGGCCATCGCGCTCCACCTGCTGTTCGGCCTGCCGCTCCCCGTGGGCGGACTCATCACCGGAGTCGTGTCCATGGCCGTGCTGGCCGTGGGCGACCGCCGCGGACAGCGCCGGTTCGAGCTGCTCGTGGTCGGCCTTCTGCTGATCATCGCCATCGGCTTCACGTGCGGTCTTCTTTTCGTCGATGTCTCCCCCGGCGCGCTCCTCGCCGGGATCGTGCCCCGGTTCGAGGGGGCGCAAACCCTGCTCCTGGCCGCGGGGATGCTGGGCGCGACCGTGATGCCGCACGCCATCTACGTCCATTCCGCACTCGCACGCGACCGGCACCGCACCGACCTCGCACAACCGGGTCCGTCGAGCCGGGCCCCCCGCGGCCCCGCCATGCGGCGACTGCTGCGGGCGACGAAGTGGGACGTGGCGATCGCGCTGGTGATCGCCGGCGGCGTCAACATCGCACTGCTCGTCCTCGCCGCAGCCGCGCTGCACGACGTCCCCGGCACGGACACGATCGAGGGTGCACACCACGCGATCGAGACCGCACTGGGGCCCGCCGTCGGAACCGTGTTCGCCGTGGGGCTGCTGGCCTCCGGGCTGGCCTCCACCTCCGTGGGCTCGGCTGCCGGGGCCGAGATCATGCAGGGCCTGCTCCGCGTGCGGATCCCCCTTCTGGCCCGCCGCATCATCACGCTCGCACCCGCCGTAGCACTGCTCGCGACGGGAGCGGATCCCACCTATGCCCTGATCCTCAGCCAGGTGGTGCTGAGTTTCTGCATCCCGTTCGCGCTGATCCCCCTGGTGCGGTACACCTCGCGGCAATCGATGATGGGCGCGTATCGCAGTGGTCCCGCAGTACGCGCCGCCGCCTGGGCGACGGTGACCGTGATCGCGGCACTGAACATCGCCCTGCTGGCCTTGACGGCGCTGGGCGTCGAATAG
- a CDS encoding ABC transporter permease has translation MSTEHQSNPHGDAARGPDYTEILADDIEAVAPTLGEHHPKHEAPPGVDAPVSLSTIAKAMIFPVFFVVMFALCYISAFHNPTPHDMHLSIVGPQQQASAVAAGIEQGSPGSFDITATSDLGGALDGLASRDIQGVIELGSPMTVHIASGASATVAQVVQGVASPLAESMGTTVQTDDIAPLTDGDATGMGLFYFMIVCSIAGYLTVTVLAQLAPRMKMRRMLGILGVMSVALTLIAFGVASIFTGTFGATAAGLTVMLLVGVLYTFTIGLVAVVLNKILGQAAIMAVMTIAIFMNFPSAGGAIAPSMLPAAWEAVHSFWIGSGAVQAMQSVIYFGGNGLGQGLLILFGWLAVSAAALALVVWRARAKGSDAAGGTGAVVSGAHAPEREPVAVH, from the coding sequence ATGAGCACCGAACACCAGAGCAACCCGCACGGGGACGCCGCGCGCGGCCCCGACTACACCGAGATCCTCGCCGACGACATCGAGGCGGTCGCGCCGACGCTCGGCGAACACCACCCCAAGCACGAGGCGCCACCGGGCGTGGACGCGCCGGTGAGCCTCTCGACCATCGCGAAGGCGATGATCTTCCCCGTCTTCTTCGTAGTGATGTTCGCGCTGTGCTACATCAGCGCATTCCACAACCCCACGCCGCACGACATGCACCTGAGCATCGTCGGCCCCCAGCAGCAGGCCTCCGCGGTGGCCGCGGGCATCGAACAGGGCTCCCCCGGCTCGTTCGACATCACCGCCACCAGCGACCTCGGCGGCGCCCTCGACGGCCTCGCCTCCCGCGACATCCAGGGCGTCATCGAGCTAGGCAGCCCGATGACCGTGCACATCGCCTCCGGCGCCAGCGCCACCGTGGCACAGGTGGTGCAGGGGGTCGCGAGTCCGCTGGCAGAGTCCATGGGCACCACCGTGCAGACGGACGACATCGCTCCGCTCACTGATGGCGACGCCACCGGCATGGGCCTGTTCTACTTCATGATCGTCTGCTCGATCGCCGGCTATCTGACGGTGACGGTGCTCGCGCAGCTCGCTCCCCGCATGAAGATGCGGCGCATGCTCGGCATCCTCGGCGTCATGTCCGTCGCACTGACGCTGATCGCCTTCGGGGTCGCCTCGATCTTCACCGGCACCTTCGGCGCGACGGCCGCCGGCCTCACCGTGATGCTGCTCGTCGGCGTCCTTTACACGTTCACGATCGGCCTCGTCGCGGTGGTACTCAACAAGATCCTGGGCCAGGCGGCCATCATGGCGGTGATGACGATCGCGATCTTCATGAACTTCCCGAGCGCAGGAGGCGCCATCGCACCGTCGATGCTGCCGGCGGCATGGGAAGCCGTGCACTCGTTCTGGATCGGATCGGGCGCGGTCCAGGCGATGCAGTCGGTGATCTACTTCGGCGGCAACGGCCTCGGACAGGGCCTGCTCATCCTCTTCGGCTGGCTGGCGGTCTCCGCCGCGGCGCTCGCGCTCGTCGTGTGGCGCGCACGGGCGAAGGGCTCCGACGCGGCGGGCGGCACCGGCGCGGTCGTCTCCGGTGCGCACGCTCCGGAACGGGAGCCGGTGGCCGTGCACTGA